A single genomic interval of Oryctolagus cuniculus chromosome 19, mOryCun1.1, whole genome shotgun sequence harbors:
- the PDIA2 gene encoding protein disulfide-isomerase A2 isoform X1, which produces MGVGALGPYLPREWAGATWRLLPGPWAPYLPLRCRASAAMECQLLPVLLLLLLGASGLRGQGQGPEEGPPEEEPPEEDGVLVLTQHSLDRALQEHRALLVEFYAPWCGHCQALAPEYSKAAALLAAESARATLAKVDAAAEPELAREFGVTEYPTLKFFLDGNRTHPEDYTGPREAEGIAEWLRRRVGASATRLQDEQGAQALIDAGDVVVVGFFQDLQDEDVATFLALAQDALDMTFGLTDRPQLFQKFGLTEDTVVLFKKFDEGRADFPVDTELGLDSGDLSRFLVTHSMHLVTEFNSQTSPKIFAAKILNHLLLFVNQTLAAHRQLLEGFREAAPPFRGQVLFVVVDVAADNSHVLQYFGLKSEEAPTLRLINMETSKKYAPAAGEPVTAAAVTTFCRAVLGGQVQVPCWTAHCGGGGWSLWGPPVSTGLAPQPYLLSQDVPPDWDQRPVKTLMGKNFEQVAYDEAKNVFVKFYAPWCSHCKEMAPAWEALAEKYRDREDIVIAELDATANELEGLRVAGFPTLLYFPAGPGRKVIEYKSSRDLETFSQFLDSGGELPAPTEEPAAPVPEPPANSTVEPKEEL; this is translated from the exons atgggggtgggggctctcgGGCCTTATCTTCCCCGCGAGTGGGCGGGCGCCACGTGGCggctgctgcctggcccctgggcccctTATCTGCCCCTGcgctgcagggccagcgctgccatggagtgccagctcctgcccgtgctgctgctgctgctgctgggggcctCTGGGCTCCGAGGACAGGGTCAGGGCCCCGAGGAGGGGCCCCCCGAGGAGGAGCCCCCCGAGGAGGATGGGGTCTTGGTGCTGACCCAGCACAGCTTGGACAGGGCCCTACAGGAGCACCGCGCCCTGCTGGTGGAGTTCT ACGCCCCATGGTGTGGGCACTGCCAGGCCCTGGCCCCGGAGTACAGTAAGGCAGCTGCCTTACTAGCGGCCGAGTCGGCCCGGGCCACGCTGGCCAAGGTGGACGCGGCCGCAGAGCCCGAGCTGGCCAGGGAGTTCGGCGTGACGGAGTACCCCACGCTCAAGTTCTTCCTCGACGGGAACCGCACCCACCCGGAGGACTACACAG GGCCCCGGGAGGCCGAGGGCATCGCGGAGTGGCTGCGGCGGCgggtgggggccagtgccacCCGGCTGCAGGACGAGCAGGGCGCCCAGGCGCTGATTGACGCCGGGGACGTGGTGGTGGTCGGATTCTTCCAG GACCTCCAGGACGAGGACGTGGCCaccttcctggccctggcccaggacgCCCTGGACATGACGTTCGGCCTCACTGACCGGCCACAGCTCTTTCAGAAGTTTGGCCTCACCGAGGACACCGTGGTCCTCTTCAAGaag TTTGATGAGGGGCGGGCCGACTTCCCAGTGgacacagagctggggctggactcgGGAGACCTGTCCCGCTTCCTGGTCACCCACAGTATGCACCTGGTCACGGAGTTCAACAGCCAG ACGTCCCCCAAGATCTTCGCCGCCAAGATCCTCAACCACCTGCTGCTGTTCGTCAACCAGACGCTGGCTGCACACAGGCAGCTCCTGGAGGGCTTCCGGGAGGCGGCCCCTCCGTTCCGGGGACag GTGCTGTTCGTGGTGGTGGACGTGGCTGCGGACAACAGCCACGTGCTGCAGTACTTCGGCCTCAAGAGCGAGGAGGCCCCCACCCTGCGCCTCATCAACATGGAGACCTCCAAGAAGTACGCGCCGGCGGCCGGGGAGCCCGTCACGGCGGCAGCCGTCACCACTTTCTGCCGGGCTGTCCTCGGCGGCCAAGTGCAGGTCCCCTGCTGGACTGCccactgcgggggtggggggtggtcgcTCTGGGGGCCCCCCGTGAGCACTGGCCTGGCTCCCCAGCCCTACCTCCTGAGCCAAGACGTGCCCCCTGACTGGGACCAGCGGCCAGTGAAGACCCTCATGGGCAAGAACTTCGAGCAGGTGGCTTACGACGAGGCCAAGAACGTGTTTGTCAAGTTCT ATGCCCCGTGGTGCAGCCACTGCAAGGAGATGGCCCCGGCCTGGGAGGCGCTGGCTGAGAAGTACAGGGACCGCGAGGACATCGTCATCGCAGAGCTGGACGCCACGGCCAACGAGCTGGAGGGCCTGCGCGTGGCCGGCTTCCCCACCCTCCTGTACTTCCCCGCGGGGCCGGGCCGGAAG gTGATCGAATacaagagcagccgggacctggaGACCTTCTCCCAGTTTCTGGACAGCGGGGGCGAGCTGCCCGCCCCCACCGAGGAGCCTGCAGCCCCCGTGCCG GAGCCACCGGCCAACTCCACGGTGGAGCCCAAGGAAGAGCTGTAG
- the PDIA2 gene encoding protein disulfide-isomerase A2 isoform X2: protein MGVGALGPYLPREWAGATWRLLPGPWAPYLPLRCRASAAMECQLLPVLLLLLLGASGLRGQGQGPEEGPPEEEPPEEDGVLVLTQHSLDRALQEHRALLVEFYAPWCGHCQALAPEYSKAAALLAAESARATLAKVDAAAEPELAREFGVTEYPTLKFFLDGNRTHPEDYTGPREAEGIAEWLRRRVGASATRLQDEQGAQALIDAGDVVVVGFFQDLQDEDVATFLALAQDALDMTFGLTDRPQLFQKFGLTEDTVVLFKKFDEGRADFPVDTELGLDSGDLSRFLVTHSMHLVTEFNSQTSPKIFAAKILNHLLLFVNQTLAAHRQLLEGFREAAPPFRGQVLFVVVDVAADNSHVLQYFGLKSEEAPTLRLINMETSKKYAPAAGEPVTAAAVTTFCRAVLGGQVQPYLLSQDVPPDWDQRPVKTLMGKNFEQVAYDEAKNVFVKFYAPWCSHCKEMAPAWEALAEKYRDREDIVIAELDATANELEGLRVAGFPTLLYFPAGPGRKVIEYKSSRDLETFSQFLDSGGELPAPTEEPAAPVPEPPANSTVEPKEEL, encoded by the exons atgggggtgggggctctcgGGCCTTATCTTCCCCGCGAGTGGGCGGGCGCCACGTGGCggctgctgcctggcccctgggcccctTATCTGCCCCTGcgctgcagggccagcgctgccatggagtgccagctcctgcccgtgctgctgctgctgctgctgggggcctCTGGGCTCCGAGGACAGGGTCAGGGCCCCGAGGAGGGGCCCCCCGAGGAGGAGCCCCCCGAGGAGGATGGGGTCTTGGTGCTGACCCAGCACAGCTTGGACAGGGCCCTACAGGAGCACCGCGCCCTGCTGGTGGAGTTCT ACGCCCCATGGTGTGGGCACTGCCAGGCCCTGGCCCCGGAGTACAGTAAGGCAGCTGCCTTACTAGCGGCCGAGTCGGCCCGGGCCACGCTGGCCAAGGTGGACGCGGCCGCAGAGCCCGAGCTGGCCAGGGAGTTCGGCGTGACGGAGTACCCCACGCTCAAGTTCTTCCTCGACGGGAACCGCACCCACCCGGAGGACTACACAG GGCCCCGGGAGGCCGAGGGCATCGCGGAGTGGCTGCGGCGGCgggtgggggccagtgccacCCGGCTGCAGGACGAGCAGGGCGCCCAGGCGCTGATTGACGCCGGGGACGTGGTGGTGGTCGGATTCTTCCAG GACCTCCAGGACGAGGACGTGGCCaccttcctggccctggcccaggacgCCCTGGACATGACGTTCGGCCTCACTGACCGGCCACAGCTCTTTCAGAAGTTTGGCCTCACCGAGGACACCGTGGTCCTCTTCAAGaag TTTGATGAGGGGCGGGCCGACTTCCCAGTGgacacagagctggggctggactcgGGAGACCTGTCCCGCTTCCTGGTCACCCACAGTATGCACCTGGTCACGGAGTTCAACAGCCAG ACGTCCCCCAAGATCTTCGCCGCCAAGATCCTCAACCACCTGCTGCTGTTCGTCAACCAGACGCTGGCTGCACACAGGCAGCTCCTGGAGGGCTTCCGGGAGGCGGCCCCTCCGTTCCGGGGACag GTGCTGTTCGTGGTGGTGGACGTGGCTGCGGACAACAGCCACGTGCTGCAGTACTTCGGCCTCAAGAGCGAGGAGGCCCCCACCCTGCGCCTCATCAACATGGAGACCTCCAAGAAGTACGCGCCGGCGGCCGGGGAGCCCGTCACGGCGGCAGCCGTCACCACTTTCTGCCGGGCTGTCCTCGGCGGCCAAGTGCAG CCCTACCTCCTGAGCCAAGACGTGCCCCCTGACTGGGACCAGCGGCCAGTGAAGACCCTCATGGGCAAGAACTTCGAGCAGGTGGCTTACGACGAGGCCAAGAACGTGTTTGTCAAGTTCT ATGCCCCGTGGTGCAGCCACTGCAAGGAGATGGCCCCGGCCTGGGAGGCGCTGGCTGAGAAGTACAGGGACCGCGAGGACATCGTCATCGCAGAGCTGGACGCCACGGCCAACGAGCTGGAGGGCCTGCGCGTGGCCGGCTTCCCCACCCTCCTGTACTTCCCCGCGGGGCCGGGCCGGAAG gTGATCGAATacaagagcagccgggacctggaGACCTTCTCCCAGTTTCTGGACAGCGGGGGCGAGCTGCCCGCCCCCACCGAGGAGCCTGCAGCCCCCGTGCCG GAGCCACCGGCCAACTCCACGGTGGAGCCCAAGGAAGAGCTGTAG
- the ARHGDIG gene encoding rho GDP-dissociation inhibitor 3 isoform X1: MLGLDACELGAQLLELLRLALCARVLLADKEGGQSKPDEALEEGVLDEAVPGYQAPRRKSLLEILQLDPGDASLLTYKRVLLGPPPPVVDPSLPDVQVMRLTLLSEQAPAPVTMDLTGNLAALKDQVFVLKEGVDYRVKITFKVNREIVSGLRCVHHTYRRGLRVDKAVCMVGSYGPRAQEYEFVTAVEEVPRGLLVRGPYMVSSLFTDDDRTRHLSWEWGLLICRDWAD, from the exons ATGCTGGGCCTGGACGCGTGCGAGCTGGGGgcgcagctgctggagctgctcCGGCTGGCGCTGTGCGCCCGAG TCCTCCTGGCCGACAAGGAGGGTGGGCAGTCGAAGCCTGACGAGGCGCTGGAGGAGGGGGTGCTGGACGAGGCCGTGCCGGGCTACCAGGCCCCGCGCAGGAAGAGCCTGCTGGAGATTCTGCAGCTGGACCCGGGGGACGCCAGCCTGCTCACGTACAAGCGGGTGCTGCTGGGGCCCCCGCCGCCTGTCGTGG ACCCCAGCCTGCCCGACGTGCAGGTGATGAGGCTGACGCTGCTGTCCGAGCAGGCCCCGGCGCCCGTCACCATGGACCTCACAG GAAACCTGGCTGCGCTGAAGGACCAGGTGTTTGTGCTGAAGGAGGGCGTGGATTACAGAGTGAAGATCACCTTCAAG GTGAACAGGGAGATCGTCAGCGGCCTCAGGTGTGTGCATCACACCTACCGGCGCGGCCTGCGTG tggaCAAGGCCGTCTGCATGGTGGGCAGTTAcggccccagggcccaggagtACGAGTTTGTGACGGCCGTGGAGGAGGTGCCGCGGGGCCTGCTGGTGCGGGGCCCCTACATGGTCTCCTCGCTCTTCACGGATGACGACAGGACCAGACACCTGTCCTGGGAGTGGGGCCTGCTCATCTGCCGGGACTGGGCCGACTGA
- the ARHGDIG gene encoding rho GDP-dissociation inhibitor 3 isoform X2 codes for MLGLDACELGAQLLELLRLALCARVLLADKEGGQSKPDEALEEGVLDEAVPGYQAPRRKSLLEILQLDPGDASLLTYKRVLLGPPPPVVDPSLPDVQVMRLTLLSEQAPAPVTMDLTGNLAALKDQVFVLKEGVDYRVKITFKVNREIVSGLSGQGRLHGGQLRPQGPGVRVCDGRGGGAAGPAGAGPLHGLLALHG; via the exons ATGCTGGGCCTGGACGCGTGCGAGCTGGGGgcgcagctgctggagctgctcCGGCTGGCGCTGTGCGCCCGAG TCCTCCTGGCCGACAAGGAGGGTGGGCAGTCGAAGCCTGACGAGGCGCTGGAGGAGGGGGTGCTGGACGAGGCCGTGCCGGGCTACCAGGCCCCGCGCAGGAAGAGCCTGCTGGAGATTCTGCAGCTGGACCCGGGGGACGCCAGCCTGCTCACGTACAAGCGGGTGCTGCTGGGGCCCCCGCCGCCTGTCGTGG ACCCCAGCCTGCCCGACGTGCAGGTGATGAGGCTGACGCTGCTGTCCGAGCAGGCCCCGGCGCCCGTCACCATGGACCTCACAG GAAACCTGGCTGCGCTGAAGGACCAGGTGTTTGTGCTGAAGGAGGGCGTGGATTACAGAGTGAAGATCACCTTCAAG GTGAACAGGGAGATCGTCAGCGGCCTCAG tggaCAAGGCCGTCTGCATGGTGGGCAGTTAcggccccagggcccaggagtACGAGTTTGTGACGGCCGTGGAGGAGGTGCCGCGGGGCCTGCTGGTGCGGGGCCCCTACATGGTCTCCTCGCTCTTCACGGATGA